In Erigeron canadensis isolate Cc75 chromosome 6, C_canadensis_v1, whole genome shotgun sequence, the following are encoded in one genomic region:
- the LOC122602669 gene encoding dof zinc finger protein DOF3.5-like: protein MERGWKPNVEVCPPCPRCGSSNTKFCYYNNYSLTQPRYFCKGCRRYWTKGGSLRNIPVGGGCRKTRRAKSVRLSDTINSQQFLSRGTTGFGGHENIENHNGGGTGGSMIMQPTNIDIQQVYTNFLNQRPQNTNQEQIMHDQVMNNELDPISSFGFPSIPNMEMDYGPNLDSFLSEGNNGTHFCGYNSIFNNHEEDQEIQDKHYFGTNVINSCGLPPLPGEEMGWSESNIEFPDNALNPRIEPDVHVSGDCSVNLFDMPVNSDTIFRP from the coding sequence ATGGAAAGAGGATGGAAGCCAAATGTTGAAGTTTGTCCCCCGTGTCCTCGATGCGGTTCATCGAATACCAAGTTTTGTTACTACAATAATTATAGCTTGACTCAACCTAGGTACTTTTGTAAAGGTTGTAGAAGGTATTGGACTAAAGGTGGCTCACTAAGAAACATTCctgttggtggtggttgtcgAAAAACAAGACGAGCTAAGTCTGTTCGTTTATCTGATACTATCAACTCTCAACAATTCCTTTCACGTGGAACAACCGGTTTTGGTGGTCATGAGAATATCGAAAATCATAATGGTGGCGGTACTGGTGGATCTATGATCATGCAGCCTACAAATATTGATATACAACAAGTGTATACcaattttttaaatcaaaggCCACAAAATACAAATCAAGAACAAATTATGCATGATCAAGTTATGAATAATGAACTTGATCCAATATCTTCATTTGGGTTTCCAAGCATTCCAAATATGGAAATGGATTATGGGCCGAATTTGGATAGTTTTTTAAGCGAAGGGAATAATGGAACTCATTTTTGTGGGTATAATTCAATTTTTAATAATCATGAAGAAGATCAAGAGATTCAAGACAAACATTATTTCGGTACGAATGTTATAAATAGTTGCGGCTTGCCTCCATTGCCTGGGGAGGAGATGGGTTGGTCGGAATCGAATATTGAGTTTCCTGATAATGCTTTAAATCCAAGGATTGAACCAGATGTTCATGTTTCTGGTGATTGTTCAGTGAACTTGTTTGATATGCCCGTGAATTCAGATACAATTTTCAGACCTTGA
- the LOC122604437 gene encoding putative uncharacterized protein DDB_G0277255: MSGRSSAGRGLTSRGRGRGRGRHNSISRGNNGSNNNASPNLSHANTNNDTGRGRHNSMARGNNGRNNGSPNVSHDGTNNDTGRGQHNSIARGNNDSNSNASPHVSDDTNSEHMDQFDELPSYNREIGSPSSQAEGSNAPHHFVADPNKIQISITPDQAHFTRSNDQADNGQITRYIIDYRDLAYEKAEENGNPVTEDDISAIIPYKPSWMKQEYWTELVTDHWNKEGWLKTSKANKANRAKFVSSYHCKKKRSPTIVFGLSNCITYEKGEGEDEVEVEGEGGNDTSAEPLVSSIDPTKLIDDRARQAVERLSEYMRDKYGPDLSQHPKHDQELYERATGSRKKGRLYGCGSSSDPSFVLTGTPSGNSGNSYVPPGEDVEKLQQKLDEVLEAQEKARRDMEEREARMVEAHEKAQREMAEREERLKRELEERLAEILKNIPNLPK, translated from the exons ATGTCAGGGCGTAGCTCGGCTGGGCGTGGTCTTACCAGTCGAGGTAGAGGTAGAGGTAGAGGTCGGCACAATTCCATATCTAGAGGTAACAATGGGAGCAACAACAATGCATCTCCTAATTTATCTCATGCTAACACAAACAATGATACTGGTAGAGGTCGGCACAATTCCATGGCTAGAGGTAACAATGGCAGAAACAATGGATCTCCTAATGTATCTCATGATGGCACAAACAATGATACTGGTAGAGGTCAACACAATTCCATAGCTAGAGGTAACAATGATAGTAACAGCAATGCATCTCCTCATGTTTCTGATGACACAAACAGTGAGCATATGGACCAGTTTGATGAATTACCTTCATATAATCGGGAGATTGGATCACCCTCATCTCAAGCAGAAGGTTCAAATGCACCACACCATTTTGTCGCAGATCCAAATAAGATTCAGATTTCCATTACCCCTGACCAGGCACA TTTTACTAGAAGTAACGATCAAGCCGATAATGGTCAGATTACCCGCTATATCATTGATT ATCGTGACCTAGCATATGAGAAGGCTGAAGAAAATGGTAACCCAGTCACCGAAGATGATATATCTGCCATTATCCCCTATAAACCATCATGGATGAAGCAGGAGTATTGGACGGAACTTGTCACAGATCATTGGAATAAAGAGGGCTGGCTAAAAACTTCAAAGGCAAACAAAGCAAATAGGGCTAAATTTGTATCTAGTTACCACT gtaaaaaaaaaaggtcgcCCACAATCGTCTTTGGACTTTCTAATTGCATCACATACGAAAAAGGTGAGGGTGAGGATGAGGTTGAGGTTGAGGGTGAGGGTGGGAATGACACTTCAGCAGAGCCGTTGGTTAGCTCCATTGACCCAACAAAGTTAATCGATGATAGGGCACGCCAAGCTGTG GAACGTCTATCAGAGTACATGCGTGATAAGTACGGACCAGATCTCTCACAGCACCCAAAGCATGATCAAGAGTTATATGAACGAGCTACTGGATCAAGGAAGAAAGGAAGATTGTACGGTTGTGGCTCATCTTCAGATCCAAGTTTCGTATTGACAGGCACACCTTCTGGTAATAGTGGTAACTCATATGTTCCACCCGGGGAAGAT GTAGAAAAATTACAACAAAAGTTGGACGAGGTGTTGGAAGCACAGGAGAAAGCAAGACGTGATATGGAAGAGCGCGAGGCAAGGATGGTTGAGGCTCATGAAAAAGCACAAAGGGAGATGGCAGAACGGGAGGAGCGTCTTAAGAGAGAGTTGGAAGAGAGGTTAGCTGAGATCTTGAAGAATATACCAAACTTGCCGAAATGA